Proteins from one Mesorhizobium sp. M9A.F.Ca.ET.002.03.1.2 genomic window:
- a CDS encoding P1 family peptidase: MTDNPHHQRTLSGRPRARSFGISFDGTPGPFNAITDVPGVAVGYSTLISGDGALAVGKGPVRTGVTAILPRPRADLATPVFAGTFSQNGNGELTGSYIIEETGAFNFPITITNTHSCGVSRDGTLRWMQGVLPAALDSAWGLPVAAETYDGFLNDINGHHLRFEHVAMALDGATSGPIEEGSVGGGTGMIAFDFKAGSGTASRIVERQGRRYTVGAFVQANFGERSNFTIRGLRAGPDLVEPAIRESTPRAEKGSIIGIVATDAPFLPHQMKRLARRVPLGVAMTGGFGYHSSGDIFLAFSTANSEAALAPSGQIASADFIPDTDIDPFFDAVIQGVEEAILNALVANDDMTGRDGNFVPALPKAWLKSKFGAGRGT; this comes from the coding sequence ATGACCGACAATCCGCATCACCAGAGGACGCTTTCCGGCAGGCCGCGGGCGAGAAGTTTCGGCATAAGTTTTGACGGCACGCCCGGACCGTTCAACGCCATCACCGATGTGCCTGGCGTTGCGGTCGGTTACTCGACCCTGATTTCGGGCGACGGTGCGCTGGCGGTCGGCAAGGGGCCGGTGCGCACCGGTGTGACCGCCATCCTGCCCAGACCGCGCGCCGACTTGGCCACGCCGGTTTTTGCCGGCACCTTCAGCCAGAACGGCAATGGCGAATTGACCGGCTCGTACATCATCGAAGAGACCGGTGCCTTCAATTTTCCGATCACCATCACCAACACGCATTCCTGCGGCGTTTCACGCGATGGAACACTGCGCTGGATGCAGGGCGTGCTGCCGGCCGCGCTCGACAGCGCCTGGGGCCTGCCGGTGGCGGCGGAAACCTATGACGGTTTCCTGAATGACATCAACGGCCACCATCTCAGGTTCGAGCATGTCGCCATGGCTCTCGATGGCGCGACCAGCGGACCGATCGAGGAAGGCAGCGTCGGCGGCGGCACCGGCATGATCGCCTTCGATTTCAAGGCTGGCTCCGGCACGGCATCGCGCATCGTCGAGCGGCAAGGCCGGCGCTACACGGTTGGCGCGTTCGTGCAGGCGAATTTCGGCGAGCGGAGCAATTTCACCATTCGCGGCTTGCGCGCCGGGCCCGATCTCGTGGAACCGGCGATCCGCGAAAGCACGCCGCGCGCCGAAAAGGGCTCGATCATCGGGATCGTCGCCACCGATGCGCCGTTCCTGCCGCATCAGATGAAGCGGCTGGCCCGCCGGGTGCCGCTCGGCGTCGCCATGACCGGCGGGTTCGGCTATCATAGCTCGGGCGACATTTTCCTGGCCTTTTCGACCGCCAATTCCGAGGCGGCACTGGCGCCGTCAGGCCAGATCGCCAGCGCCGATTTCATCCCGGATACCGACATCGATCCGTTCTTCGACGCCGTGATCCAAGGTGTGGAGGAAGCGATCCTCAATGCGCTGGTCGCCAACGACGACATGACCGGGCGCGACGGCAATTTCGTGCCGGCGCTGCCGAAGGCATGGCTCAAGAGTAAATTCGGTGCAGGTCGGGGGACGTAA
- a CDS encoding DUF768 domain-containing protein, which yields MSEHAIEFLQEWIGEKVQCQSSLDRIEDQAETLAKECAAKAAEAGIPLEDIQEEVGDIQELIASKLEEAAEADQDEKNSDRPDE from the coding sequence ATGAGTGAACACGCGATCGAGTTCTTGCAGGAGTGGATCGGCGAAAAGGTCCAGTGCCAGTCCTCGCTGGACAGGATCGAGGACCAGGCCGAGACTCTCGCCAAGGAATGCGCCGCCAAGGCGGCCGAGGCCGGCATACCGCTGGAGGATATCCAGGAAGAGGTCGGCGACATTCAGGAGCTTATCGCGTCGAAGCTGGAAGAGGCGGCCGAAGCCGACCAGGACGAAAAGAATTCGGATAGGCCTGACGAGTGA
- a CDS encoding ATP-binding cassette domain-containing protein, which yields MNSSEQTTPLLEVRHLSKHFGAVRALNDFSMVVRPGEVVALAGDNGAGKTTLIKAISGVFQPTGGEILLRGQPVTFATPHEAREKGIETIYQDLALADNLSIGANIFLGREPMRKAFGFLPVLDREAMAVAAKQTMGRLDFHVSRLNAPVSNFSGGQRQAVAIGRAVYWDAQILIMDEPTAALGVPEQRKVISLIHQLKAQGRGVIFISHNLQDIFAVSDRIVVLRRGVQAGERKISQTNHDEVVKLMVGG from the coding sequence ATGAATAGTTCAGAACAAACCACACCCCTTCTCGAAGTCCGACACCTTTCCAAGCATTTTGGTGCTGTCCGGGCACTCAATGATTTCTCCATGGTCGTGCGGCCGGGCGAGGTGGTGGCCCTGGCGGGCGACAACGGCGCCGGCAAGACGACGCTGATCAAGGCGATATCGGGCGTCTTTCAGCCGACAGGCGGTGAAATTCTGCTGAGGGGGCAGCCGGTGACATTTGCGACGCCGCATGAGGCACGCGAAAAAGGCATCGAAACCATCTATCAGGATCTCGCTCTCGCCGACAATTTGTCCATTGGCGCCAACATCTTCCTCGGCCGGGAACCCATGCGCAAGGCCTTCGGCTTCTTGCCGGTGCTCGATCGCGAGGCCATGGCCGTCGCCGCCAAGCAGACCATGGGGCGGCTGGATTTCCATGTCAGCCGGCTCAACGCCCCGGTCAGCAATTTCTCCGGCGGTCAGCGGCAGGCTGTCGCCATCGGCCGGGCCGTCTATTGGGACGCGCAGATTCTGATCATGGACGAACCGACCGCGGCCCTCGGCGTGCCCGAACAGCGCAAGGTCATTTCGCTCATCCACCAGCTCAAGGCGCAAGGGCGGGGCGTGATCTTCATCTCGCACAATCTCCAGGATATTTTCGCCGTTTCCGACCGCATCGTCGTGCTGCGCCGCGGCGTCCAGGCCGGCGAGCGCAAGATCTCGCAAACCAACCATGACGAAGTCGTCAAGCTCATGGTTGGCGGATAG
- a CDS encoding ribose ABC transporter codes for MTSTSPTEQSETHVAPQADHGDPARTWLRRIAEGRAWLFLAGLIICFEVWSRLSFGATFMLNPFNLQSIAIFAVAPLLLATGQTFVIISGGIDLSLGFIMGLAAVVAAHATNMAGAAIPLPLAMLAGILAAVIVAGVPGVINGLLISRLRIPPFIGTLGMFGVARGAAFLMAGGTTVPVQNSWFALLGNGRFYSVPYLVIIAAVFVVVMHYILSQTRFGQHNYAIGANVQAARRAGIDIRGHILRLYVLSAMCAGLGGALYAARFAAGAAQAGEPLLLDSVAAVVIGGASLFGGSGTIFGTVAGALVIAVIQYGLVFVNVEPFWQFIAVGLVIIISVLIDQAQRRFSGARQDE; via the coding sequence ATGACTTCAACATCGCCAACCGAGCAAAGCGAAACCCATGTCGCCCCTCAGGCCGACCACGGTGATCCGGCCAGGACTTGGCTCAGACGCATCGCCGAGGGGCGCGCCTGGCTGTTCCTCGCCGGCCTGATCATCTGTTTCGAGGTTTGGTCGAGGCTCTCCTTCGGCGCGACCTTCATGCTCAATCCGTTCAACCTGCAGTCCATTGCGATCTTCGCCGTGGCGCCGTTGCTGCTGGCGACCGGACAGACATTCGTCATCATTTCGGGGGGCATCGACCTCTCGCTGGGCTTCATCATGGGCCTTGCGGCCGTCGTCGCGGCCCACGCTACGAACATGGCGGGAGCCGCAATCCCGCTGCCACTGGCCATGCTGGCGGGTATTCTGGCGGCCGTGATTGTCGCAGGGGTGCCTGGCGTCATCAACGGATTGCTGATCTCACGCCTGAGAATTCCCCCTTTCATCGGCACGCTTGGCATGTTCGGCGTGGCGCGCGGCGCTGCTTTCCTGATGGCCGGCGGCACGACGGTGCCGGTCCAGAATTCCTGGTTCGCGCTGCTCGGCAACGGCAGGTTCTACAGTGTGCCTTATCTCGTCATCATTGCCGCCGTTTTCGTCGTCGTGATGCACTACATCCTGAGCCAGACCCGGTTCGGCCAGCACAATTACGCTATCGGCGCCAACGTGCAGGCGGCGCGTCGTGCCGGCATCGACATCAGGGGCCATATCCTGCGCCTCTATGTGCTTTCGGCGATGTGCGCCGGCCTCGGCGGCGCGCTCTATGCAGCGCGTTTCGCCGCGGGCGCGGCCCAGGCCGGCGAGCCCTTGCTGCTCGACAGCGTCGCAGCGGTGGTGATCGGCGGCGCCAGCCTGTTCGGCGGCTCCGGCACTATCTTCGGGACAGTCGCCGGCGCCTTGGTGATCGCGGTCATTCAATACGGGCTGGTTTTCGTCAATGTCGAGCCGTTCTGGCAGTTCATCGCCGTCGGCCTCGTCATCATTATCTCCGTTCTTATCGACCAGGCGCAGCGCCGGTTCAGTGGAGCTCGCCAGGATGAATAG
- a CDS encoding ABC transporter substrate-binding protein encodes MKKIVAALAALAICATALITPALAQDKKFTIALVPGLTTDGFYITMRKGAQAAADALGVNLVFQGAPDFNPVTQVPVLDAVIAKKPDAILIAPTDKVQLVEPLRKANDAGIPVITVDTFIGSGAYQTGAGEADFPLSYIASDNILGGEIAARALAKAIDGKGKVYVSNVKPGISTTDQREEGFKKEMAANHPDITVLETQFNDNDANKAASQLQAVFARNPDLVGVFGANLFSALGAANGVQQAGQTGTVKVVAFDAPTSIVDNINTGLVDVAIAQHPAEIGYFGVMSAYAHLTDQSIPVAIGTGFTIMDKSNIADPNISKYLYSE; translated from the coding sequence ATGAAGAAGATTGTTGCCGCGCTCGCGGCTCTCGCCATCTGCGCAACAGCGCTGATCACGCCGGCTTTGGCGCAAGACAAGAAGTTCACCATTGCTCTAGTTCCGGGCCTTACCACCGACGGTTTTTACATCACCATGCGCAAAGGAGCCCAGGCGGCGGCCGATGCTCTTGGTGTGAACCTGGTTTTCCAGGGCGCCCCGGATTTCAATCCGGTAACGCAAGTCCCCGTGCTTGACGCGGTCATTGCCAAGAAGCCGGACGCCATCCTGATAGCGCCGACCGACAAGGTTCAATTGGTCGAGCCGCTCCGAAAGGCCAATGACGCCGGCATTCCGGTGATCACCGTCGACACCTTCATCGGCAGCGGCGCTTACCAGACCGGCGCCGGCGAGGCGGATTTCCCACTGTCCTACATTGCTTCGGACAACATTCTGGGCGGCGAGATCGCCGCGCGGGCATTGGCCAAGGCCATAGACGGAAAGGGCAAGGTCTACGTTTCGAACGTCAAGCCTGGCATTTCGACCACCGACCAGCGTGAAGAGGGCTTCAAGAAGGAGATGGCGGCCAACCATCCCGACATCACCGTTCTCGAAACCCAATTCAACGACAACGACGCCAACAAGGCGGCCTCCCAGCTACAGGCCGTGTTCGCGCGCAATCCCGATCTCGTTGGCGTGTTCGGTGCAAACCTTTTCTCCGCGCTTGGCGCGGCGAATGGCGTCCAGCAGGCCGGGCAGACTGGCACCGTCAAGGTCGTGGCGTTCGACGCGCCGACCAGCATTGTCGACAACATCAACACCGGCCTTGTCGACGTAGCGATTGCCCAGCATCCCGCGGAAATCGGCTATTTCGGTGTCATGTCGGCCTATGCCCACCTGACCGACCAGTCGATCCCGGTTGCGATCGGCACCGGCTTTACGATCATGGACAAGTCCAACATCGCTGATCCGAACATCTCGAAGTACCTTTATTCCGAATGA
- a CDS encoding sugar-binding domain-containing protein: MLHTVAKLHYEAEMSQVDIARRLGVSTATISRLLQRARAEGIVRIEVLDLATPEGITTQLIDGLGLRDAAVIETPAAGALTALAAPLGALLKQADLTAGSVVAIGWGRAIREVIRAGLPRIPGVLTVAATGGMQQQAPHFQINEFVRLAAEEFGGTPHFIHAPYLPSSELREVFLGDAAIRDSVALWDRTDVAIVGIGLPHAINPPEASAATLSEQALFHAAGDVIRHYFDAEGTLIPWEGEGRMIAMSPAQLRAVPLAIGVAASPEKATAIIGAVRARLINALITDTKTAQAILEAVSPR, encoded by the coding sequence ATGCTGCATACGGTCGCCAAACTGCATTACGAGGCGGAGATGTCGCAGGTCGATATCGCGCGGCGGCTCGGCGTCTCCACCGCGACCATATCGCGTCTCCTGCAGCGGGCGAGGGCAGAGGGCATTGTGCGGATCGAGGTTCTTGATCTTGCAACGCCCGAGGGCATCACCACGCAGCTGATCGACGGACTAGGACTTCGCGACGCGGCGGTCATCGAAACGCCGGCGGCGGGTGCGTTGACGGCGTTGGCTGCACCGCTAGGCGCCTTGCTCAAGCAAGCGGACCTGACAGCCGGCTCGGTGGTCGCCATCGGCTGGGGGCGAGCCATCCGCGAGGTGATCCGTGCCGGTCTGCCGCGCATTCCCGGCGTTCTCACCGTCGCCGCCACCGGCGGCATGCAGCAGCAGGCGCCGCATTTTCAGATCAACGAGTTTGTGCGGCTCGCCGCCGAGGAGTTCGGCGGGACGCCGCATTTCATCCATGCTCCCTATCTGCCGTCCTCCGAATTGCGTGAGGTCTTCCTTGGCGATGCGGCCATCCGCGACAGCGTCGCGCTTTGGGACCGGACCGACGTTGCAATCGTCGGCATCGGCCTGCCCCATGCCATCAATCCGCCCGAGGCGAGCGCGGCCACGCTGAGCGAACAGGCCCTGTTTCATGCGGCTGGAGACGTCATCCGCCATTACTTCGATGCCGAAGGCACCCTTATCCCATGGGAAGGGGAGGGTCGGATGATCGCAATGTCGCCGGCCCAGCTTCGAGCTGTTCCCCTGGCGATCGGCGTTGCCGCCTCGCCGGAGAAGGCGACGGCAATCATCGGTGCAGTTCGCGCCAGGCTTATCAACGCTCTGATAACGGACACGAAGACGGCCCAGGCCATCCTCGAGGCTGTCTCGCCCCGATAG
- a CDS encoding tagatose-bisphosphate aldolase has product MTKMTTAELRGYQQICGKDGAMMAIACDQRGGMRTLLASDPAEQAKITNDMLGDTKSDITRYLASQASCVLLDPLCAVPRVVDEGVLNRDTALLIGLDASGFDVSPAGYRLSRLVPDIDARRVRELGGTGGKIMVYLRADRPEANEHNVAILRQCIADFGQEDLLLVVEFLTYQVEGESLEEYTAKIPWLVEEGTRISLECGAKVLKLPYPGTPEACARITSMAGEVPWAVLSAGVNHETFLGQVEIAMKNGASGVIAGRSLWKDCISLDRDIQRERLKTIAVSRLRELQAVIGNYRQKAA; this is encoded by the coding sequence ATGACAAAGATGACGACTGCGGAGTTGCGCGGCTACCAGCAGATATGCGGCAAAGACGGGGCAATGATGGCCATCGCCTGTGACCAGCGCGGCGGCATGCGGACCTTGCTTGCGTCGGACCCTGCGGAACAGGCCAAGATCACCAACGACATGCTGGGCGACACCAAATCGGACATCACGCGATACCTCGCCAGCCAGGCATCCTGCGTGCTACTCGACCCGCTCTGCGCGGTGCCGCGGGTTGTCGACGAAGGGGTGCTGAACCGCGATACGGCCCTGCTCATCGGCCTCGACGCCTCGGGCTTCGACGTCTCGCCCGCCGGCTACCGCCTGTCGCGCCTCGTTCCCGACATCGACGCGCGCCGCGTCCGCGAGCTCGGCGGCACCGGCGGCAAGATCATGGTCTATCTCAGGGCCGACCGGCCGGAGGCGAATGAGCACAATGTCGCCATTTTGCGCCAATGCATCGCCGACTTCGGGCAAGAGGACCTCCTGCTCGTCGTCGAGTTCCTGACCTATCAAGTCGAAGGGGAAAGCCTTGAGGAATATACGGCCAAGATCCCCTGGCTGGTCGAAGAAGGCACCCGGATTTCACTGGAATGCGGGGCAAAGGTGCTCAAGCTTCCCTATCCCGGAACGCCGGAAGCCTGCGCCAGGATCACCAGCATGGCTGGCGAGGTGCCGTGGGCGGTCCTGTCCGCCGGCGTCAACCACGAGACTTTCCTTGGCCAGGTCGAGATCGCGATGAAGAACGGCGCATCGGGCGTCATCGCCGGCCGGTCGCTGTGGAAGGACTGCATTTCGCTTGACCGTGACATTCAGCGTGAAAGGCTTAAGACCATTGCAGTGTCGAGATTGCGCGAGCTCCAGGCGGTGATCGGAAACTACCGGCAGAAGGCAGCTTAG
- a CDS encoding ROK family protein: protein MPLSSMAIGIDIGGTNLRAARISGTGEILDRISQKSAPDPELVLSRIAEMVRRLDSPEVASIGIGVPGRVDARLGAVLSGGYVNLASISLAQRLESMAGKPVVIDNDCNMALVAEMTVGAARGHRNIVMFTIGTGIGGAVAQERRIVRGKGTAGQLGHIAVDISGEPCVCGRRGCVETTSSGTALGRHIARAGLGPDVSVDQLFARDAGGDTLARGILEAWAKPLRAAIDTAVAMFDPDLVLLGGGLGLAAHRALARAPALAPWYQCPVEPAQLGDDAGVIGAGLQALATVTEASPVSLPSVPPDPGRRAVPGGRAVAGRRAVPGRRAVLVNGIPASGKSTVSRGIAERMGWPLLALDTIKNPFLEVLGGGDREFNRTLGRASYQAIWSVVGEAPAGTIFVVDAWFGFQPRQVLEDHLQRAGVEQTAEIWCHAPGEVLAERYRARLDQRPAGHPGAAYIPELIELAQRAEPLRRGPLFDVDTTRPVAFDAITQWLQATVAADT from the coding sequence ATGCCTCTTAGTTCGATGGCCATCGGAATCGATATTGGCGGCACCAATCTGCGCGCCGCCCGCATTTCCGGCACTGGCGAAATCCTGGACCGCATTTCCCAGAAGAGCGCGCCGGACCCGGAGCTCGTGCTATCGCGGATCGCCGAAATGGTGCGCCGGCTCGATTCTCCCGAAGTAGCAAGCATCGGCATCGGCGTCCCCGGACGCGTCGATGCGCGGCTTGGCGCGGTCTTGTCGGGAGGCTATGTCAACCTCGCCTCGATCTCCCTGGCGCAACGGCTGGAAAGCATGGCGGGCAAGCCCGTCGTGATCGACAATGACTGCAACATGGCACTGGTCGCCGAGATGACTGTCGGCGCCGCCAGAGGCCATCGAAACATCGTCATGTTCACCATCGGGACCGGCATTGGCGGTGCCGTGGCGCAGGAGCGGCGGATCGTCCGCGGCAAGGGGACGGCGGGGCAGCTTGGCCATATCGCCGTCGACATATCAGGCGAGCCTTGTGTCTGCGGCCGGCGCGGCTGCGTTGAAACCACCAGCTCCGGCACGGCGCTTGGCCGCCATATCGCACGGGCGGGCCTCGGTCCGGATGTTTCGGTCGACCAGCTTTTTGCCCGGGATGCGGGCGGCGACACGCTGGCGCGCGGCATACTGGAAGCCTGGGCCAAGCCGCTGCGTGCGGCCATCGATACGGCCGTGGCCATGTTTGACCCCGATCTGGTGCTGCTCGGCGGCGGGCTTGGCCTGGCTGCCCACAGGGCGCTTGCCAGGGCCCCCGCCTTGGCTCCCTGGTACCAATGCCCGGTGGAACCGGCGCAACTCGGCGACGACGCCGGCGTCATCGGCGCCGGCCTGCAAGCGCTGGCGACAGTCACAGAAGCGTCACCAGTGTCTTTGCCATCCGTCCCGCCCGACCCCGGCCGGCGTGCCGTGCCGGGCGGGCGTGCCGTGGCTGGCCGGCGTGCCGTGCCCGGCCGGCGCGCCGTGCTCGTCAACGGCATCCCTGCCAGCGGCAAAAGCACGGTCTCGCGCGGCATTGCCGAGCGCATGGGATGGCCATTGCTGGCGCTCGATACGATCAAGAACCCGTTCCTCGAAGTGCTCGGCGGCGGCGATCGTGAATTCAACCGCACACTCGGCCGCGCCAGTTACCAGGCCATCTGGTCGGTCGTCGGCGAAGCGCCAGCGGGCACCATTTTTGTCGTCGATGCCTGGTTCGGCTTCCAGCCACGCCAGGTGCTTGAGGATCACCTGCAAAGGGCCGGCGTCGAGCAAACCGCCGAAATCTGGTGTCATGCGCCCGGCGAGGTTCTGGCCGAGCGCTATCGCGCGCGGCTCGACCAGCGTCCTGCCGGCCATCCCGGAGCGGCCTATATCCCCGAGCTTATCGAACTGGCCCAGCGCGCCGAGCCGCTGCGACGCGGACCGCTATTCGACGTCGACACGACCAGACCGGTCGCCTTCGATGCCATCACGCAATGGCTGCAGGCGACGGTTGCGGCTGACACATAG
- a CDS encoding phasin, which yields MSKTKTAETIENVEFPSFDASKATDQIRVFAEKGVEQSKEAYAKLKTGAEETQKALESTFETVKTASNDLSLKTIAALRANTEAGFSHLEALIGAKSLSEAVELQTAFLRKRVEMTVEQAKDFQTVASKAAEDVSKPIKTAFEKAMKEIKAA from the coding sequence ATGTCCAAGACCAAGACCGCCGAAACGATCGAAAACGTTGAATTCCCGAGCTTCGACGCTTCCAAGGCCACCGACCAGATTCGCGTCTTCGCCGAAAAGGGCGTCGAGCAGTCGAAAGAAGCCTACGCCAAGCTGAAGACCGGCGCCGAGGAGACCCAGAAGGCACTGGAGTCGACCTTTGAGACCGTCAAGACCGCTTCCAACGACCTGTCGCTCAAGACCATCGCTGCTCTGCGCGCCAACACCGAAGCCGGCTTTTCGCATCTCGAAGCCCTGATCGGCGCCAAGTCGCTGTCGGAAGCCGTCGAGTTGCAGACCGCATTCCTGCGCAAGCGCGTCGAGATGACCGTCGAGCAGGCAAAGGATTTCCAGACCGTCGCCTCCAAGGCGGCCGAGGACGTTTCCAAGCCGATCAAGACCGCCTTCGAGAAGGCGATGAAGGAAATTAAAGCCGCCTAA